One genomic window of Bacteroides sp. includes the following:
- a CDS encoding DMT family transporter, translating to MEFRIGELAALFTAVCWTVTSLSFESAGRKVGSIAVNIIRLFMALALLSLFSYVRRGMFFPMDATAYNWFWLALSGIAGFVVGDLFLFKAFTVIGSRLSMLIMTLVPPITALIGWVLLGEVLSWLSILGMSLTMSGIALVIFNRRRKNTEQINRIPIKGLLYAIGGAFGQATGLVLSKFGMEDYDAFSATQIRVIAGIIGFSVIVTLFRRWTSVGYAVKHSKAMLLMLLGATFGPFLGVSSSLIAVQNTETGIASTIMSITPILIIPPTVVFFKQKVTWKELAGAVISVCGVALFFI from the coding sequence ATGGAATTTCGCATCGGTGAATTGGCAGCATTATTTACGGCCGTATGCTGGACCGTTACTTCTCTTTCCTTTGAGTCTGCCGGACGTAAAGTTGGAAGTATTGCCGTTAATATCATCCGTTTGTTTATGGCCCTTGCCCTGCTTAGCCTGTTCAGCTATGTGCGCAGGGGGATGTTTTTCCCAATGGATGCCACTGCTTATAACTGGTTCTGGCTGGCTCTTTCAGGCATTGCCGGCTTTGTTGTTGGCGACCTCTTTCTATTCAAAGCCTTTACGGTCATCGGTTCCAGGCTTTCGATGCTGATTATGACCCTGGTCCCCCCCATCACAGCACTTATTGGCTGGGTTCTTTTGGGTGAAGTCCTTTCATGGCTGAGTATCCTGGGAATGTCCCTTACCATGTCAGGCATTGCCCTGGTGATCTTTAACCGCCGCAGGAAAAATACCGAACAAATCAACCGGATCCCGATTAAGGGATTGCTGTATGCAATTGGTGGGGCCTTTGGGCAGGCTACAGGACTGGTGCTCAGCAAATTCGGGATGGAAGACTATGATGCTTTTTCTGCTACGCAGATCAGGGTCATTGCAGGGATCATTGGGTTTTCAGTCATTGTCACCTTGTTCAGACGATGGACATCTGTGGGATATGCGGTCAAACATTCCAAAGCTATGTTGTTGATGCTGTTAGGTGCCACATTCGGTCCTTTCCTTGGCGTCTCTTCCTCCCTGATCGCCGTGCAAAATACCGAAACTGGCATTGCCTCAACCATTATGTCAATTACCCCTATCCTGATTATTCCTCCTACGGTGGTTTTCTTTAAGCAAAAAGTTACCTGGAAAGAGCTTGCAGGGGCCGTTATCAGCGTTTGCGGGGTTGCTCTTTTCTTTATCTAA
- a CDS encoding HRDC domain-containing protein, with product MAQKPETKLIEKILADYEQTIARLVLFSLTERPFPLGMKKTIDVLKGNKSSFAINHELNKLHTFSALPGFTRDQLSDILDILIHIGLIRVEKLEVTEDVFPILSITPKGTDYLYGKLDTEFVLLDAIMDKDVPEISEEDQDLFYKLKLARRQLAEENDIPAFMVCQDAVLRSMCINKPMENEDLEKIKGVGEKFMENYSKQFLYVIRQYVTREKNT from the coding sequence ATGGCACAGAAACCCGAAACCAAACTGATCGAAAAGATCCTGGCTGATTATGAACAAACCATTGCAAGGCTTGTACTTTTCAGCCTTACCGAAAGACCATTCCCTCTGGGCATGAAAAAAACCATCGATGTGCTGAAAGGCAACAAATCCTCTTTTGCCATAAATCACGAACTGAATAAGCTCCATACTTTTTCAGCGCTTCCAGGTTTTACCCGTGACCAGCTTTCCGATATTTTGGACATTCTGATTCATATTGGCTTGATCCGTGTCGAAAAACTTGAGGTGACAGAGGATGTATTTCCTATCCTTTCCATTACCCCGAAAGGAACAGATTACCTTTACGGAAAACTGGACACTGAATTTGTCCTGCTTGACGCTATCATGGACAAAGACGTGCCCGAGATATCCGAAGAAGACCAGGACCTTTTTTATAAGCTGAAACTTGCCCGCCGCCAGCTTGCCGAAGAAAATGATATTCCCGCGTTTATGGTTTGTCAAGATGCTGTGCTCCGCAGCATGTGTATCAATAAACCAATGGAGAACGAAGACCTTGAAAAGATTAAGGGTGTGGGTGAAAAGTTTATGGAAAACTACAGCAAGCAATTTCTTTATGTCATTCGCCAATACGTTACCCGCGAAAAGAATACCTGA
- the amrB gene encoding AmmeMemoRadiSam system protein B: MHIIRKASAAGRFYPREEKPLKELIHDLLGQEKSSIIPFQNKEILGGVVPHAGYGYSGRNALHFFYGLSLAALKFDTAIILSPNHSGWGPGLALDSHHAWETPLGVVDLDRDFYPLLQIQQFSDAHRDEHSAEVMVPLLQFFFKNDFRILPVSMWDQSPQTAQSLALQLVAANKKLGKKILVIASSDFSHYVSPLQGRALDDLALERMTSLDINGMARVIHQNNISICGYGPIMTLMAMGKLLFETPQMTVLNRSHSGQAVASNEVVHYASSVLFNKAS, encoded by the coding sequence ATGCATATTATTAGAAAAGCAAGTGCTGCCGGCAGGTTTTATCCAAGGGAAGAAAAGCCCTTGAAAGAACTCATTCATGATTTATTGGGGCAGGAAAAATCTTCAATAATACCTTTTCAAAATAAAGAGATTCTGGGTGGGGTTGTGCCCCATGCAGGCTATGGTTATTCCGGCCGAAATGCGCTACACTTTTTTTATGGGCTATCCCTTGCTGCCTTGAAATTTGACACTGCCATAATCCTTTCTCCTAATCACTCTGGCTGGGGCCCAGGACTGGCCCTTGATAGTCACCATGCCTGGGAAACACCCCTGGGAGTCGTTGATCTCGATCGCGACTTTTACCCTTTGTTGCAAATTCAGCAATTCTCCGATGCCCACCGCGACGAGCATTCCGCCGAAGTGATGGTACCTTTGTTGCAATTTTTCTTTAAGAATGATTTCCGCATCCTGCCTGTAAGTATGTGGGACCAGTCGCCACAAACTGCCCAATCTCTTGCACTCCAACTGGTGGCTGCCAACAAAAAGTTAGGAAAGAAAATCCTGGTGATCGCTTCAAGTGATTTTTCCCATTATGTCAGCCCTCTTCAGGGCAGGGCGCTCGATGACCTCGCCTTAGAACGTATGACCAGCCTTGATATCAATGGAATGGCGCGGGTAATTCACCAGAACAACATTTCCATTTGCGGGTATGGCCCCATTATGACCCTGATGGCTATGGGTAAGTTGTTGTTTGAAACCCCACAGATGACGGTCCTTAACAGAAGCCACTCTGGCCAGGCAGTCGCCTCAAATGAGGTCGTCCATTATGCCTCCTCGGTCTTGTTCAACAAAGCCTCCTAA
- a CDS encoding PepSY-associated TM helix domain-containing protein, whose product MNIRKLNRAVHRDLGYFFFGMSIIYGLSGIALNHRHEWNPNYNITQEKYQLEQPRKGTEGEELSLFYLEQIGEEGQYRTQVKTENNLRIFIEGGSLTVNLESGEASFEKIKRRPILHEVNFLHYNTPKKLWTWFSDLYAAGLMILAITGLFILKGKNGITRRGAWITAAGVIIPVLLLFLYLNR is encoded by the coding sequence ATGAATATCCGAAAGTTGAACCGGGCAGTACATCGTGATCTGGGTTATTTCTTCTTCGGGATGTCCATTATTTACGGGCTTTCCGGGATTGCACTCAACCACCGTCATGAGTGGAACCCGAATTATAACATTACCCAGGAAAAGTATCAGTTGGAACAGCCCCGGAAAGGCACAGAAGGCGAGGAGCTCTCCCTGTTTTACCTTGAACAGATCGGAGAGGAGGGTCAATACCGCACACAGGTAAAAACCGAAAACAACCTTCGTATTTTCATTGAAGGCGGAAGCCTTACGGTTAATCTCGAAAGTGGTGAAGCAAGCTTTGAAAAGATAAAACGCCGACCCATCCTTCATGAAGTCAACTTTCTGCATTACAACACCCCTAAGAAACTGTGGACCTGGTTCTCCGATTTATATGCTGCTGGATTAATGATCCTGGCCATTACGGGATTGTTTATTCTGAAGGGAAAGAACGGAATCACCCGGAGAGGCGCCTGGATCACAGCTGCCGGGGTAATCATTCCCGTTTTACTGCTATTTCTTTACCTGAACCGTTAG
- the aspA gene encoding aspartate ammonia-lyase — protein sequence MRLVNVAAQYESGRTRNEHDLLGDREVPHEVYYGIQTMRAIENFNISGVTLSFFPLLIEALAMVKMAAARANHDLGLLPTNITNAIVRACHEIINGKFHQHFVVDMIQGGAGTSTNMNANEVIANRALEIMGHEKGDYQYCHPNNHVNLSQSTNDAYPTAIKIALINSNKKLVEVLERLIEGFLHKEKEFEHIIKMGRTQLQDAVPMTLGQTFGAYATTLEEEISRLNENASLFLEVNMGGTAIGTGINAEPEYSEKVIKHLAHITGMKVKLAANLVEATQDTGAFVMYSSAVKRLAVKLSKISNDLRLLSSGPRAGLNEINLPPMQPGSSIMPGKVNPVIPEVVNQIAFKVIGNDLTITLAAEAGQLELNVMEPIIVQSLFQSIEMLKNGMTTFLHRCVKGITANEEHCRNTVMNSIGLVTALNPVLGYETCTKVAKEALEKNKGVYDLVLEKQLLTKEELDELLLPENMIKPQKFRKTDR from the coding sequence CACGAGGTTTATTATGGCATTCAAACCATGCGTGCCATTGAAAACTTTAACATTAGCGGGGTGACCCTAAGTTTCTTTCCCCTGCTCATTGAAGCGCTGGCCATGGTAAAAATGGCTGCCGCACGCGCTAACCATGACCTTGGACTTCTTCCAACCAATATTACCAATGCCATTGTAAGGGCTTGCCATGAGATTATCAATGGCAAATTTCATCAGCATTTTGTGGTCGATATGATCCAGGGTGGTGCCGGAACCTCAACCAATATGAATGCCAATGAGGTCATAGCTAACCGTGCACTGGAGATCATGGGACATGAAAAGGGTGACTACCAATACTGCCACCCGAATAACCACGTAAACCTTTCTCAGTCGACCAATGACGCTTATCCCACGGCCATAAAGATCGCCCTAATCAACAGTAACAAGAAACTGGTTGAAGTGCTTGAAAGGCTCATAGAGGGATTCCTGCATAAGGAGAAGGAATTTGAACATATCATAAAAATGGGCCGCACACAGCTTCAGGATGCAGTGCCCATGACCCTTGGACAAACCTTTGGGGCCTATGCTACCACCCTTGAGGAAGAAATCAGCAGGCTAAACGAGAATGCCAGCCTCTTCCTGGAAGTGAATATGGGTGGTACGGCCATCGGAACGGGAATCAATGCTGAACCCGAATACAGCGAAAAGGTTATCAAACACCTTGCCCATATCACCGGGATGAAGGTTAAACTGGCGGCAAATCTGGTGGAAGCTACCCAGGATACCGGGGCTTTTGTGATGTATTCTTCTGCCGTTAAGCGACTTGCTGTGAAATTGTCAAAAATCTCCAACGACCTCAGGTTGCTTTCCTCAGGACCTAGGGCAGGGCTGAACGAGATCAACCTTCCTCCCATGCAGCCCGGTTCTTCCATAATGCCGGGAAAGGTTAACCCGGTTATCCCGGAAGTGGTTAACCAAATCGCCTTCAAAGTCATTGGAAATGACCTGACCATTACCCTGGCAGCCGAAGCAGGGCAGCTTGAACTTAACGTGATGGAACCCATTATCGTCCAAAGTTTATTTCAGAGCATTGAAATGCTTAAAAATGGTATGACCACCTTCCTGCACCGCTGCGTGAAAGGCATTACCGCTAATGAGGAACACTGCCGCAATACAGTGATGAATAGCATTGGCCTTGTAACTGCACTCAATCCTGTGCTTGGGTATGAGACCTGTACCAAGGTGGCTAAGGAAGCCCTGGAGAAAAACAAAGGGGTATATGATCTTGTGCTCGAAAAACAGCTCCTGACCAAAGAGGAACTGGATGAGCTCCTTCTGCCCGAAAATATGATCAAACCCCAAAAGTTCAGAAAAACGGACAGATAA